In one window of Arthrobacter pascens DNA:
- a CDS encoding F0F1 ATP synthase subunit epsilon: MAELEVEIVAADHFVWSGAAKMVKARTSDGEIGILPGHSPLLAILAEGELAIQPVSGDRIAVVVDGGFFSVDNDRVVIVADNAQLGDAATAGIR; the protein is encoded by the coding sequence ATGGCTGAGCTTGAGGTTGAGATTGTCGCAGCGGACCACTTTGTGTGGTCCGGAGCGGCCAAGATGGTCAAGGCCCGCACCAGCGATGGTGAAATCGGAATCCTGCCCGGCCACTCGCCCCTGCTGGCGATCCTGGCCGAAGGTGAACTGGCGATCCAGCCGGTTTCCGGTGACCGTATTGCCGTAGTTGTTGACGGCGGATTCTTCTCCGTCGACAACGATCGCGTGGTTATTGTTGCTGACAACGCCCAGCTGGGTGACGCGGCTACTGCTGGGATCCGCTAG
- the atpD gene encoding F0F1 ATP synthase subunit beta: MTATATEHVAATSGATGRIARVIGPVVDVEFPADAIPSIYNALTTEITLNGETKTITFETSQHLGDNLVRAIALQATDGLVRGTSVVDSGAPISVPVGDGVKGHIFNVLGQPLDVAESELEISERWPIHRKAPAFATLEGSTEMLETGIKVIDLLTPYIKGGKIGLFGGAGVGKTVLIQEMITRVARNFGGTSVFAGVGERTREGNDLWVEMEEANVLKDTALVFGQMDEPPGTRLRVALSALTMAEYFRDVQNQDVLLFIDNIFRFTQAGSEVSTLLGRMPSAVGYQPNLADEMGLLQERITSTKGHSITSMQAIYVPADDYTDPAPATTFAHLDATTELSREIASRGLYPAVDPLTSTSRILDPQYIGKDHYNTAVRVKQILQKNKELQDIIAILGVDELSEEDKIVVSRARRIQQFLSQNTYTAKQFTGVEGSTVSIKDTVEGFTAICDGDLDHIAEQAFFNVGGLDDVERQWAKIQEQTK; the protein is encoded by the coding sequence ATGACTGCCACTGCTACCGAACACGTAGCCGCAACGTCCGGTGCCACCGGCCGTATTGCCCGTGTTATTGGCCCGGTTGTCGACGTCGAATTCCCGGCTGACGCAATCCCGTCTATTTACAACGCACTCACCACCGAGATTACCCTCAACGGTGAGACCAAGACCATCACGTTCGAGACCTCCCAGCACCTGGGTGACAACCTCGTCCGCGCCATCGCACTGCAGGCCACTGACGGACTTGTCCGCGGCACGTCCGTGGTCGACAGTGGCGCACCGATCTCCGTACCCGTAGGCGACGGCGTCAAGGGCCACATCTTCAATGTCCTGGGGCAGCCGCTGGATGTTGCAGAGTCGGAACTTGAGATCAGCGAACGCTGGCCGATTCACCGCAAGGCCCCGGCCTTCGCGACCCTCGAGGGCTCCACCGAAATGCTGGAAACCGGCATCAAGGTCATCGACCTTCTCACCCCGTACATCAAGGGTGGAAAGATCGGCCTCTTCGGCGGCGCCGGTGTTGGCAAGACCGTCCTGATCCAGGAAATGATCACCCGTGTTGCCCGCAACTTCGGTGGTACCTCGGTATTCGCCGGCGTCGGCGAGCGTACCCGTGAGGGCAACGACCTCTGGGTCGAAATGGAAGAGGCAAACGTCCTCAAGGACACGGCCCTTGTATTCGGCCAGATGGATGAGCCGCCGGGAACCCGGTTGAGGGTGGCCTTGTCCGCTCTGACCATGGCGGAGTACTTCCGCGATGTGCAGAACCAGGACGTGTTGCTCTTCATCGACAACATCTTCCGGTTCACACAGGCCGGTTCCGAGGTTTCAACCCTTCTTGGCCGTATGCCTTCAGCTGTGGGCTACCAGCCGAACCTGGCTGACGAGATGGGCCTCCTGCAGGAGCGCATTACGTCCACCAAGGGCCACTCCATCACCTCGATGCAGGCCATCTACGTTCCCGCAGATGACTACACCGACCCGGCTCCGGCAACGACCTTCGCACACCTCGACGCGACCACGGAACTTTCCCGTGAAATCGCCTCCCGTGGTCTGTACCCGGCCGTCGACCCGCTGACGTCCACTTCCCGAATCCTGGATCCCCAGTACATCGGCAAGGATCACTACAACACGGCTGTCCGTGTCAAGCAGATCCTGCAGAAGAACAAGGAACTCCAGGACATCATCGCCATCCTTGGCGTTGACGAACTCTCGGAAGAGGACAAGATCGTCGTGTCGCGTGCACGCCGCATCCAGCAGTTCCTGTCCCAGAACACCTACACCGCCAAGCAGTTCACCGGCGTCGAGGGCTCCACTGTGTCCATCAAGGACACTGTTGAAGGCTTCACCGCAATCTGTGACGGCGACCTTGACCACATCGCAGAGCAGGCGTTCTTCAACGTCGGCGGCCTGGATGACGTCGAGCGCCAGTGGGCCAAGATCCAGGAACAGACCAAGTAA